Proteins encoded by one window of bacterium:
- a CDS encoding DUF1211 domain-containing protein yields the protein MTAGRLEAFSDGVLAIIITIMVLELKVPHGDSLAALRPILPTFLTYILSFTYIGIYWNNHHHLLKATKRVTARVMWSNLHLLFWLSLVPFATGWLGENHGAVWPTIFYGVILLFAAIAYTILQWSIVCQHGKDSKLAESFGTDLKGKISIGCYLAAIAAAPFEQWVSDALFVSVAILWFIPDKRLKKVVEEIEG from the coding sequence ATGACCGCTGGAAGACTCGAAGCATTCTCCGATGGCGTGCTCGCCATCATCATCACCATCATGGTGCTGGAACTGAAAGTCCCGCACGGCGACTCGCTCGCCGCACTCCGTCCGATCCTGCCGACCTTTTTGACCTATATCCTCAGTTTCACTTACATCGGGATCTACTGGAACAACCACCACCATCTCTTGAAAGCGACCAAGCGGGTGACGGCCCGCGTGATGTGGAGCAATCTGCATCTGCTGTTTTGGTTGTCGCTGGTGCCGTTTGCCACCGGATGGCTCGGCGAAAACCATGGCGCGGTCTGGCCAACAATTTTCTACGGCGTCATTCTGCTCTTTGCGGCGATCGCCTACACGATTCTGCAATGGTCGATCGTTTGCCAGCACGGGAAAGATTCGAAACTGGCGGAATCATTCGGGACTGATCTGAAAGGGAAGATCTCGATCGGATGTTATCTGGCGGCGATTGCCGCGGCCCCGTTTGAGCAGTGGGTTTCCGATGCGCTCTTTGTCTCGGTGGCGATACTCTGGTTCATCCCGGACAAAAGACTGAAGAAGGTGGTGGAGGAGATAGAGGGGTAG
- a CDS encoding peroxiredoxin produces MARSDDLYSLPENLPVPVDDGACDHLAGMPLPSIPLPATDGTLVDLTKLSGRSVVFIYPRTGLPDVDSPPGWDQIAGLRGCTPQACRYRDSYELFLALGVRLFGLSSQESSYQQEMVSRLHLPFLVLSDAELKFAHALNLPTVTIDGLTVIKRISLVIEESVIRKVFYPVFPPDQSAEHVLEWLRANQTKQRT; encoded by the coding sequence ATGGCTCGTTCGGATGATCTCTACTCGCTTCCGGAAAACCTGCCGGTGCCGGTCGATGATGGCGCGTGTGACCATCTGGCCGGGATGCCGCTCCCCTCGATCCCTCTGCCGGCAACCGATGGTACATTGGTCGATCTGACAAAACTGAGTGGGCGCAGTGTCGTCTTCATCTACCCACGTACCGGCCTGCCGGATGTTGATTCGCCTCCCGGATGGGACCAGATCGCCGGACTCCGAGGCTGCACACCGCAAGCCTGCCGCTACCGTGACAGCTACGAGCTGTTTCTTGCGCTTGGGGTGAGGCTGTTTGGATTAAGCAGTCAGGAGAGCAGTTATCAGCAGGAGATGGTGTCGCGGCTGCATCTGCCATTTCTCGTGTTGAGTGATGCCGAATTGAAATTCGCTCATGCACTCAATTTGCCAACCGTGACGATCGATGGGTTGACGGTCATCAAACGGATCTCGCTGGTGATTGAAGAGTCGGTAATTCGGAAAGTCTTCTATCCGGTCTTTCCGCCGGACCAAAGCGCAGAGCATGTGTTGGAATGGCTTCGCGCCAACCAGACGAAACAGCGGACTTAA
- a CDS encoding DUF3592 domain-containing protein, with amino-acid sequence MDQPLVIGIVMLMSFGIAGLLFGLIWRNPPFRIPGWLSLVAAIVTLTGIWLVVAQIDRLEQYVHLRGWTSVPGVIVDSRVVGERAYRPEILYEYQVDTIVYRDSTSLDPPGFGGRNSKRDAAEGVASEYPVGKQVLIHYDPSNPADSRLKITPPWSVYGKTGFGGFLFGAGLFLLALFIAQRRRSRATR; translated from the coding sequence ATGGACCAACCGCTCGTCATCGGGATTGTCATGCTGATGTCATTTGGCATCGCCGGTCTGCTCTTTGGGCTCATCTGGCGCAACCCTCCTTTCCGCATTCCCGGATGGCTCAGTCTGGTCGCTGCAATAGTGACACTCACCGGAATCTGGCTGGTTGTCGCACAGATTGATCGTCTCGAACAATACGTACATCTGCGCGGTTGGACATCGGTGCCTGGAGTGATTGTCGATTCACGAGTAGTCGGTGAGCGAGCGTACCGTCCGGAGATCCTCTACGAGTATCAAGTCGATACGATTGTTTATCGCGACAGCACCAGTCTTGACCCACCCGGATTTGGCGGACGAAACTCGAAGCGCGACGCCGCCGAAGGGGTGGCCTCGGAGTATCCGGTCGGCAAGCAGGTGTTGATACACTACGACCCGTCAAACCCGGCGGATTCGCGACTGAAGATCACTCCCCCCTGGTCGGTCTATGGGAAGACCGGATTCGGCGGATTCCTCTTTGGGGCTGGGCTTTTTCTACTGGCGTTGTTTATCGCCCAGCGGCGGCGTAGCCGAGCGACCCGCTAA